From Podospora bellae-mahoneyi strain CBS 112042 chromosome 5, whole genome shotgun sequence:
TCGATCATAGACGCCACCAGAGAAGCACAGTAGAAGCATGAGCatcagcagaagcagcagcttgtTTCGGGAATTACATGCCCAATCTGATCGACATTGCGACCACTTTTTTATCCATCGGTAAATGGACGCCAAGGCCCAGACTCAATGTGGGGGAGGTACGTACTGAACTGCCACTTGACGATTGCATATAAGACTTCCTCAAGCCCTGCCCCTGCCCTATCTCAACTGTCCAGAATCTCACTGCCATTTCAAGCTTTGTTCAAATATCCCTCATCCCTCAACCCATGACCCATTCCTTCACCTATCATCCATCAATCACTCATCGTGTCTCTTGCTGCCTgcacaccaccctccatcagCACTCGACTGTAGTGTCACCCTTATTCCCAGAGTCTTGACCAACCAGGCCTGCGGCATTTTCACTGCACCCGAACCACCAACCTGGACTGTCTCACGAATCCCTGAACACCTTCTTCTACAAAATCCCCGCCAGACAGTCCTCCACAACTGTTTTTTTGCAATCCGTATTTCTCATACAACACCAAACTTCACCATGGGCTCCGCCATATCCAGATGCAACTCCAACTCCAGGAGCAACAGCCACGGCCACGGCACTGGCCCAGGAATCTCTGAGATGGGCCAGAAGATTTTCGAGAGACAGCCAAATTGGCTCACCCCACCGTCCAAATGGCGCTCTCACCACTGCTCCCACCAGCCAGTGCGCTATcgcacccccaccccatACCCCAAGGACGACAGGAAACGCTGCGACTATACGCTTCTCCACGAAAAGAACATGATCATCGAGACACCAGTTGCGGACCATATTGAAGTCAAGAAACCCTCCCAGAAGCACCCGGCCATGATGCACTCGCGCCACGGACAACAGTTGccccccaacagcaccctCACTATTACCTGGGAAAGCCACCCCCGTCTGAACCGCTTTGAGCGTGCCTCGTGAGCATGCGCAGGCATACAGACAACAGGTACTACCACGGGCCCAAGCAGCC
This genomic window contains:
- a CDS encoding hypothetical protein (EggNog:ENOG503PQZU) — translated: MGSAISRCNSNSRSNSHGHGTGPGISEMGQKIFERQPNWLTPPSKWRSHHCSHQPVRYRTPTPYPKDDRKRCDYTLLHEKNMIIETPVADHIEVKKPSQKHPAMMHSRHGQQLPPNSTLTITWESHPRLNRFERAS